The Brachypodium distachyon strain Bd21 chromosome 4, Brachypodium_distachyon_v3.0, whole genome shotgun sequence nucleotide sequence GTTCTTCTCGGAgaacgcgccgccgccgccgccgcctccgcctacATCGCCGGGCCCATTCCATGAGATTCCGGCGGGCGGTCTTGAGCAGCATGACGACCAGATGTTCTCGgggaccgcgccgccgcctcctcctccgccggaaTCGCCGGGCCTGTACCTCGAGATCTCGGGGGACAACATGAGCGTGACCATGGACGAACTCTTACAGCTGATCGACGAGAAGCCCGCGGAAGAAGCAGAGaagccggcggaggaggcagaggcggaTCAGGAGTGGGACTCTTTTGTGACCATTGTTGATGATTTCGAGAGATTCTCCCAGAATGATTGATTTACTAGCATGACACCTTATTTCTGACCCATACTTGGACTGAGATCGAGGATTCGGGATCGCCCTGCTTGAGATGAATCTCTGAATGACTTTTAATTGTTCTTACATGTAGTAGTAGCCAACTAGCCGTTGGATGGTTCTTTAGTTTGTTGCAGTTAGCTTAATTGTTAGTTACACTGCTATATTGTGGATTAGTTGTCCTGTGATTGTTTGTACTGCAAAGATTGGATGaaaatgttgattttagtACCTCTGTTTCGAATTTCTTGGAGTCAGTTTTACTTGAAGATGGGTGCAGAAGAAATTTACATGATGAATTATTGATTTAAGAACAGTTTAAACAGAACAAATTAGGGTAGCCACTGCTTCATCAGTTTCCAATTATAAAGTCTCCTTCGGAATTCCTGCAATTAATCCAGTTCTGGTTTATTTGCAAATTACTGATGTGTAAACAATCATTCCACATTCTCTAGACGGTCCATAAAAGAGCTGAAATAAGCATATTAAACCTGTTATCACTATACAACAACTTAGACGCAGAATCGAAGGCATATCGCCTATGTTGGTTTCCATGGATGTCACCTACAGCAGTCCAGATTGCCTTAATTGCATGAAACATAGGCACGTTTCATAAAAATGCAATAATTGTATTTCATATGTGCATGGTGACGATTACATTTACAATCACAGGTCATGGATTCACCCCATTAGAAttcattttctcttttctatATATGTTCCTAACTTTGTGTAGAGCCTGTCAGGGATGATCATCTTACAATTGGTCCATAAAACAGACCAAGTATGCATATTATTATTACCAACCATTATGTCCGTTATCACTATGCCACAGATGAAAAACTGAAGAGACAAGTGTATAAATGATTTCAGATTCAGAGCAGAATAATAACATCGGCATTTCATCGGGACAGGATAATAATAACATTTCATATGGGTCTGCGCGATGATTACAGATTATTAGATCTCTCTTTTCTAAAGAATATACATGTTCCTAAACTTTGTGTAGAGCCTCCCTCCTTGGGTTGATGATCCTTTTTGTCCTCTCATCAACCTAATGGCCTCTTCCCCTTGCTAAATCACTCTTTGTTTGAACGGTAGTTAGCTGCACACTCTTCGTTCTGAATACCAATGATGCCGGGGAACTGAGGCCAACAATAACCTTCTTCGAATCCGTGAATGGTATTTTCGCTGTTCGAATAAATAGAGAGGGATTAAGGGTATATATGTTCAGGTGTGTTAAATGATCATCACAGGAAGGAAGATCCAAACTTGGGGATTCTGTCACAGGGTGCACGGATCCATCCAATCTGCCCTCTCTCATTGTCATATATCACCATCTGATCCTGCATTGTAATGTCTGCACCAAAAAAAAGGTTAGCATCAATAGTTTACACTGGTTTGAGTAGGTCATGATGTCTAAACACTACGTTGCTAGCTTGGTTTGTACTTCTGAACTTCGTACCTCCCACAATGTTCAGATCCTTGAGGCCGATCTCCGATCCGTTGAGGATTCCCAAGCACGCATTCCCGAATTTCTGGCAGAACATAGAGATAATAAGTTTTAGCCACCAAGAACTGCAGTTAGCTAGTACTGAATAATCAACTGGGTTACAGATGTTTACAGTGACAATGAGGTAGTTCTCAGGAGGGATCTCCATGAGTGCTTTCTTGCCGTTAGAAAAGCTCAAAACTAATGATTTGAACTCCTTTTTGACATCCAGCACGGATTTGAATGGTTTCTTCCCTTTCCAGCAAAGAGGGAGAGAAGGGTCGAATACCTCTTTCAGCGTCTTGCTAAGATCACTCTTAAGCtgcaagagagaaaaaaacctCATAAGCTCTGTATTTTGTTTATTAATCGTATCATATAATAGAATGGGAAAAGTTTTGAAATTTACTGCAGTGACAAGCGCTTGATATGGCTGGGCACCAAAGTAGGTGAATGAGCTGCCACTGTCCAATACTACTTCCATTGGTCTTACACCTAGTGATCGGCCACCAAAATACAGGCTCGCTGTACCCGGTGAGTAGTAATTCCTGGAAATAGTGAGCTATACATGAGAGAAGGTAATTCCTGGAAATACAGTGTTACTTGAGCTATACGTTGAGATAAGGTATTCTCTACTTAGTTTTTTCTAGACTAAACATTGATAGAGTGCACATAGTTAAACCCCCTAAGCAAAATGGATCAGGAATCAATAAAAGACTGATTGTCACTAGAATTGATGTGCTCCATATGGTGTATATAAATTGCAGTGATTTCCAAGAAAATCCAGCATAGTCATGCAGTCAGTGTACTGTTTTTCAATTCATTTAAATCCTTTCGACATTACTACTTGTGATGAATTATTCAATTTGAACAGTGCTATTCAAAAACTGAACTACACACATATGCTTGATCATGTTTCCAAGGCAACACTCGACATGCATTGGTCTCATTAACATATACTAGCGGAAAAAAGGCTCACTTGAATGCACTCCTAACCATAGGCACCCATGTCGCACGTGAATAAGGCACAAGATTGTCTCCAAAGAAGAGGAATCCCCCTCCTCTGATGCTGAGGCAGTGGCCAACCACGTTCTTAGTAATCCCATGCTGCTTGAGCTGTGAAAGCAAGCTGATTGATCCACTCCCAAGCCCAAGCACACCATCAGTTGGCGCTACCTCAGTGCTGCTCCCAACCTGCTGGTCATACCCACACCTGCAAACACACACAAGAAACAaccatcaacaaacatattCAAGTGGCTCATTTTGCAATGTCGTATACTTTTACATGTTCCAAGTAGCATATACCCGAATGCAAGACTGGGACGGACGATGGAGCTGTTGGCAAGGCGGACTGCAAAGCTGTCAGTGAGAAGCACGCCCAGGGACGAGCCCTGGTCGGCATACTTGATTTCATAGTCACATTGCTGCTTCGGTGAGTCGCACTTGTGCTTTCCGCTCAGACCGCCATGTAGAGAGCTGCACAGCTGATCCACACATGGTACAATCTTGTTCTTTGTTGGTCTGTAGAGCGGGTGTGGCACCTGCACCAAGCATTAACATGCAAAACATGAAGGGgtaaaaaggaaaattgaAATCCCTGGTCGGCAAGCATACCACATTTGGTTTTGAATATGAAATCATGAACCATATAAAAAATCAGCAGACTGACTGTAAACACTAATACCCATAAATAATGACGACAATAAATCGTGAATGGGAACTGCAATAAAGTTGGGCAAGTAGAGTGAAATATAAGTTCTTCTTGAACTCAAACAAATGCCAATAACAGACTTGTGACCCCAAACTAACTAACATAATGTTGAGCCAAAGTAAATTGGCTATTTACAGCATAATCACGAAATCCATATATCAACCAAGGGCCGCTGATGCCTACTAAAACACACTCTTGCCAAGAACAGCCCATAACTGACAAGGGCACATCAGGTCTGACGGTGAATGAAGTCAATGAACGGACAGCAGTACCTTGTTGCAGCTGACGCAGGGGGCATCGCATTGGAGCCAGGTGAGGTCGCTGCCGGTGTCGACGTCGAGGAAGTAAGGCCTCGGCGGGTTGCCGATGCTCATGGCCACGTAGTACAGCCTGCATCATGGTAATCAGGATCAAAAAAATTCTCTCCACAGAGAACTCTAATCAAGGCCAATCGACAGTGCTGGATTCATCGACAAGGCCAACAATAACGCCCGTACTATCTGACAAGAATCCGCACAGAGATCTATGGACTAAACTGGCGAGTAGGGCCAAAATCCGCAATCAGTTGATTGATCAGTCAACTCAGAGCAGAGgaatgggggggggggggggggggggaacaGAGCCGGTAAGGGAAGAGGACGAAGGAGGCCATACCCGTGGGGGTATACGTCGCCGTAGAGCTGGAAGACGGCGGAGGACTCCTCGggctccgcctccgcggccTTCCCGGCCCTCGCCGGCCTgtccgcgcgcgccgccaccgccgacagcagcaggaggagcaggacgaggccggccggcgggccCCACCTGGCAGACATGGCGGGAGCTGGAGAGCTCCCTCCCTCACCCTGAGCAGAGGAAAGGATGGCTTCTCTGAGAAGGATCGATTGATTTGCCCCCCCACGGACGACGTCCTCAGGTTCTtggggaaggggagagggaTGGGGATGGATGGACAGCGAAGGAAGGGAGTGTGGTGGGTTTTATAGGCGATGAGAGCAGCCAGCAGCAGTGCATTGGGATGGAAGCTTCTctggatttttctttcttttgtacCTTGGCTGCAGCAAGGAACAAAAAAGGACTCCTTGTTCAGTTTCTTGTTATAGCCTCCTTTTTGGTGACCTTTTCACCCAGGCTTTTCCTTTCCTATGTTGCCCCTGCCTTTGCTTTTGCTGATTCTGTGGAGAAAGGTATTGCCTGGTTCATCAGCTTTGCATCATAGTTCGGGAGGTCACCGATCCCCATGGCTGGGCATATGTGGTGATAGATGGATTGAGGAGTGGTTGTACTCCTACTTTGCTGACTCCTAATTAGGACTATGATAATTCCTAATTCGGCTACGATAATTTCtataacatactccctccatccaacaataAGAGGAATATTAGAGTTTAGTTGATCAAtcctttgaccacaaattacttcatggatacgtgactaatgtgatcaaaatcacaaccataagcaaatatccttgagtAGGAATATCATGGatatgaatctatgtcatGTAGCTATATACTTATAGAGTAATCTATGGTCAAAGCATTAGTTAAAAGAAAACTAATACGCCTcctattgttggacggaggtagtaattGGACCATGATAATTCTGTTGGACCCTGGGGCTACCCATGGAGTACATGAGAAATTTTGTCAGTAAAACCAATCACAACGGTAGGACTACTAATCACATAGATGCCCAATccaagaaacaaaatcatgTTCTGAATAGCCAAAATAATAATCCTCCATAAACGTAATTAGAAACTTTTTTTATCTATCTACAGTTTCTTAGTTGTCTTCCATTTCAAAATTtctagagtaaatttcacaaaactatTACTCTAGGGGCAAGGGTTTCACGGAGCCACCACTTCAGGGGTTCACATCAGTTTGCCACTACTCTATGGGTAATTACTTTCACTCCAAATCTAGCTGATTAGCCTATTTAACAGTAAAACTGACACATTGAGGCCACATGTAAGATCCcatgttttttgtttcaaacTTCCTCGTGTTTTTCTCTATTTTCTCAGCCCTTCGccctttcttctctctctgGACGGCCAGGCGCCTGCtcacgcccgcgccgccggccgcccgaGCCTGCCCGCCCCCGCGCCTCCAGCCGTCTCCCCACGCCCGTCTCCCGGCGCCCGCGCCTGCCCGCGCTGCCAGCCcgcgcctgcccgcgccgccgctggacgcctcctcgtgctcgcgcCCGCTCAtaccgccgcgccgcccgccggacCGGGTCGTGTGTgcacgctgctgctgctgcttaacTCTgagggaagaagacgagggtcaaaggcataaaaaaaaaggccgcGGGTTCTTTGAAAATGGTGACCTTACATTTGTTCCCAGTATGTCAGTTTTACTGTCAAATTGGTTAATCGGCCAGGTTTGGGTAAAGGGAAAGTAATTACTCCTGGAACAATGGCAAACTGATGTGAACTCTGAAGTGGTGTCTCTGCGAAACCCTTGGCCCCAGAAGCCCCTAAAATAGTGGTTTTATTAGTACTACAGTATTTTTTTATAagtgatttttgttttcgattTGCCATCCGACGTGTTTGCATTTAATAATTTGCTACTGGTATCCATGAGCTGCTGTGTCGTCCCCTtgcatgtcattttttttaggacaaATAAATAAGTAAATAGATAAAGGTTGTTTCAGGTCAAAGTCGTCATCAGCCCCGTCTTGTTGGTGTAAAGTCGTGGAGTCCCAAAGGAAGTCTCTTTTTGGAAGATTGGAAAAATCGACACCGGcgatgcatcatgcatggaaAGTCTGTAAAAAGGCAAGGTAGCTTCTGTGGAGTACCACTGAACCTGTCTGTAACATTTATTTCCTTGTCTCCGTGCTCAATGTTTTTAGTATCGTCAGAATGTCCCACGCTAAAGAATAACAGAGACAAATTCACTGGCCGTTTATTTAAGTATACCACACATtattattttgcaaaaatatgTATTCCACATATCAAAGTAGTATAGTCAATAAAGTTCTCTCTTTCTCGcaagaagaataaaaagaaagagaaggccaTCAATTTAGATTGGGTCAAGAGATCAACCCGGTGTTCAGAATTACCTTGGACATCTATAAATGTGTTAGTCAATTGATCCTTAGTTGTGCCACGTAGGACAATTGCTCTTGTGAAGGGGAGAGGAAAGGAAGAGACAATAAAACCGATCCTTCACTATTGCCTTTTTACACCCATCATGCATATTGCCAATTATTCATGTAAAGACAGTTTAAGACCCATTTCATTGTATAAATTGACAGCTTATTAAGTCACATTGTATTGTATAAATTATCTTATTGTCGAGTTTAGATGGCATCATGACGAGTCAACAACGAATTCTTTTCTGTGGAGGAGGTCCTTACTTTTAGGCTTGCACAAGCCTTTCAGAGGAGATAATGACGATCAatggcaagtaatatatctaTCACTCCGGTTGTATATCGGCGGAAGGAAATTAAAGCACACATAAACCCATTGTCTTACTCTATTCTTGTCCTCCTTCCATCTCCTGCACGTGATTCCCAGCCTTGCCCATCAGTAGAAAGTACATTACATGGACCCTTGGATGGAACAGCATAGCTAGTGAGGGGaggctgctctgctctgcccTGGCCGGTGTTGCAAGAATTTCTTTACTTTCGAGCTAGCCTTGCCAGGTTTCATATTCCTTCTCTGCAGTGCAAACAAGGACGACGCTGCTCTATAAGTGCGGGCGAAGTAGCTGCTTTGCTTCATGTTAGATTCCTCCTCTGGTCTCCCTGTTCAGGCAGAGGAGACTTTGCTATCCCAGTGGGGAAATTATTACTTGACTTGGACAGTTGACTTGAGAAGGGGTCTCCCCAGTCAGTCCCGATGTGtcataaaaaataatatgttGGAATCTAGCAGCAATTAGGATGTTGGTAGGATGTAGTCTCAACGAAATGGATCACTCCATCCCTTCGTGTAGCGTCATAATTCTCACGGAAAGCAAAACAGAGCACCAATTCAGCCGCAAGTAACTTTTCTGGTCCTAGAGTCACAAGCGAAAAGGGCTCAACTTAGTAGACAGACCAAGATTCAGTTATGAGTAATTGAGATTCAGCCGCAACTCAGTTAACAGACCACAGCTCCTCAAAACTGGCATAGCATTTAAGCCTTTCACCAAAAACCACGACCCagaatttccttttttttttacgaaaggCAGGGAACGTATCATTCCATGTTGACTTGCACCTACGTGCAAGAGAGTCTGTTTACCCTCGCAATTTTTCCACATATGTACATCATATTCAGTTATCGATGATACGGACATGATGATTTCAGATTGAGACGTGACGGCCCGACAGTTAGTGTTTCCGGTTAACAACTGTATTAACACTTCGATGGTGAGATGCCATCACTACAGCTGCTTCAAGGTAACACTGGTTCGACTCGGAGGAAGCAGGTGATTCAACACATCCACATGCGAGCTGCAAGATCAGGTTGCAAATTAGTTCAGCAGCTGCTAATTTAGCTGAATCAGATTATAACATATAATGGTTTATATGACCTACGAACACTACGACCTCTTAagcatgccaaaaaaaaagtgaaggTGGAGAAGTCATTCAATTTAATTGATGccatgcagcagcagttaCAGCATGCAAGTAATCCGGTATAGATTAGAAATCGATTTGGAAACAGCTGTGTTAATATCCGTGCTAAAACATATGATCCTTATAAtcagaaacggagggagtactgttgACACCAACATGTGTGGACTGAGCAAGTTGTAAGTTACATAACCATTCTAAAAACCAGGAGTATGGAGTATAAGTTAATGGCTAAACAACATCTTAAGGTATACATTGTGGATTGCATTCATCTGTAGCAAAGAGATGGTCATTGTGTTGAGCAAGCTGCAGAATCCTAAGCCCATTTAATTGTCCAATTAAGCAACCATTTAATCCTAAGCCCATTTAACGGTCCAAATCACACAAAATACTACTTCATTAATGCTCCAATTAAGCAACCAtcaggagaggaggaaggggagcaCAGGAGAAAACGGTTCGGGTATTCTATTTTGGACCCAGTGGCAATTTTGCCGTGAATTGACAAGGGGCATGGGGCGTGGGAATTTGCCGGAACGTGAAGTGTTTACAGTTAGCTGCAAGTTTTGATGCTAACAAAAATACTCCTGGGGTGGGTGGGGGCTCACCGTCTGTTGAGAAGAAAACCAATCACTAGACCAATGGGATATTAAGCTCCGAATCTTCACGAGGAATCTGCAATACAAAACAGATAAGCATCAAAATTGTACTTTTAATAGGAAATTATTAATTTATCAAATCAACATAAATTAAACAAATTCAAACGTACCTCGCAATAGTTAGAACACCAGGATACTAAAAGAATAATTCCAACGAGAACAAATGCACCAGGGTATATCCATGATACGGCTGTGTAGTGACCGTAATCCAATGGGATAAGAGAAAACAAAGCGAAAGCCACCAGCCCCATCGTGGATAGAACAGAAACAATAGTGATGCAGTACACTGCCTGCCTCCATTTGGCTCCTCGAACGATGTGCGACATCAAGTAACCCACCATCCCGAGGAAAGCCAGAACTGAGACCGCAAACAAGCGTATGTAGAACCCGACTGGATGTGATTTTTCATCATGAGTGTGCACAAGCCAAGGTACTAATAGCATGAAGAAAACGAAGTCAGTAAGCACGGTCTGGCATTTCAACAACATAGCATCATCCTGCAATCAATAAAAAGCAATTCTGAAAATGGTGTtcagagaaaaaaaggaaaataacaGTGTTAGTGTGTTACTTCGGCTAATTTCACAATATGTTTAAATAGAGCACTTAACTGCAGCAAAACCTCACAACTAGCTAATAATTTTTTAAGAAAGTTGTTATGTGGGACCAAACATTTAAGCACGGCTTGCTGCAGCCGCAGCCAAGTCCAGGAGCTGCGGTAGTGCAGGAGGAAGCCAACTCTGCTTAAAATCCAACCAGGTCTTCGTACTAGGAAAGAGCCCGGTTTCAGTGATAATTCATATTGATGGAGGACTTTCAGTTTAAGTTACATTTGGGATCTTAGTGTACTTCAGTTTGGACTCCACCTGTTTCATACCTTCTTAGCTTGAAAAGAGATCCTCTTCAAATCATCTGCCTTTAGAGAAGTCTTAGCTACTAGATCTTTCAGATGACTAGCCACATCTTCAATGAGCTgttacaaaaagaaaattgttttatttctgcTGATATAAACCTATTCATCATCCGTGCGATTTTCAAATCAGCATTATTCAGATTTTGGACCAATCAGAAAATGACAACTGTTCAGACTAGTTATTATAACAAAACATACGAACAAACGACAACAAACAAAAGCCCACCATCAGGTCCCCCCAAGCCCACCTAAAAGTTAATGGGCTCAAAAAATTAACGGGCCGAACCAGGAAACCTACCAATCCTAAATCCAACACACAGGCCGCAAGTAGAAAAGCTCTGAAGAAAGTGAGTTTTGAGattcggaaaaaaaatcaatgaacAAAACAGCACAAAACAACTTCTTGGCACTCAAGAAAACAATCCTGCTGCCACAGCCTCGACCCCCACACCCCAACAATGCATGGCGAAAAATCGTAGAACACAGGCACGAAACACATATGGAACCAGGGGACGATAATCAGATCGGCCGATCTGTGCAAGATCAAAACAGAGCAACCCCTACTTACGTAGGAATCACCGCCGAGCCCCACCATTCCAACCCTATGGTACGATCTCACTTCGATCCTCAAGAAAAACACATGGAAGATGCGAAAAAACAAACTGATAGCAGAGATTCAATTAATAGACATAACTGATGGGAAAACTGATTGATCACGGTGGCCTGATTTCACTGATTTTGGATTGCAttagcttttgtttttt carries:
- the LOC100827218 gene encoding aspartic proteinase Asp1 — protein: MSARWGPPAGLVLLLLLLSAVAARADRPARAGKAAEAEPEESSAVFQLYGDVYPHGLYYVAMSIGNPPRPYFLDVDTGSDLTWLQCDAPCVSCNKVPHPLYRPTKNKIVPCVDQLCSSLHGGLSGKHKCDSPKQQCDYEIKYADQGSSLGVLLTDSFAVRLANSSIVRPSLAFGCGYDQQVGSSTEVAPTDGVLGLGSGSISLLSQLKQHGITKNVVGHCLSIRGGGFLFFGDNLVPYSRATWVPMVRSAFKNYYSPGTASLYFGGRSLGVRPMEVVLDSGSSFTYFGAQPYQALVTALKSDLSKTLKEVFDPSLPLCWKGKKPFKSVLDVKKEFKSLVLSFSNGKKALMEIPPENYLIVTKFGNACLGILNGSEIGLKDLNIVGDITMQDQMVIYDNERGQIGWIRAPCDRIPNENTIHGFEEGYCWPQFPGIIGIQNEECAANYRSNKE
- the LOC106866737 gene encoding uncharacterized protein LOC106866737 isoform X2 — protein: MTTTAGITVDDCDGSKPKPHVGVLEEQRRGKAELPSSSPAPTQMDGIPAVATTAAGSDSDTGGTAGTASPAMSITRVEPFFGKQESVDEVLNNAKHLSVQSQEILKHLERLCSQACKVLEIKNEDRIKSDLAEERKQQLIEDVASHLKDLVAKTSLKADDLKRISFQAKKDDAMLLKCQTVLTDFVFFMLLVPWLVHTHDEKSHPVGFYIRLFAVSVLAFLGMVGYLMSHIVRGAKWRQAVYCITIVSVLSTMGLVAFALFSLIPLDYGHYTAVSWIYPGAFVLVGIILLVSWCSNYCEIPREDSELNIPLV
- the LOC106866737 gene encoding uncharacterized protein LOC106866737 isoform X1; translated protein: MTTTAGITVDDCDGSKPKPHVGVLEEQRRGKAELPSSSPAPTQMDGIPAVATTAAGSDSDTGGTAGTASPAMSITRVEPFFGKQEQSVDEVLNNAKHLSVQSQEILKHLERLCSQACKVLEIKNEDRIKSDLAEERKQQLIEDVASHLKDLVAKTSLKADDLKRISFQAKKDDAMLLKCQTVLTDFVFFMLLVPWLVHTHDEKSHPVGFYIRLFAVSVLAFLGMVGYLMSHIVRGAKWRQAVYCITIVSVLSTMGLVAFALFSLIPLDYGHYTAVSWIYPGAFVLVGIILLVSWCSNYCEIPREDSELNIPLV